The Stutzerimonas stutzeri genome segment TGGACGAGCGGCTGTTGCTGAAGTCGCCAACGGTGCTGTCGCGCTGGCTGGTGGCCTTGATGGTCATCTTTCGGATGCCGGCGATGGCCTGGGCGAGGGGCAGTTCCTCCTCGCCGGCGAAGGTCTGGATATTCGGTGCCCAGTCTTCGAGGAATTCAGCCAGCGTCTGCTGGTCGAGCTTTCGCCAGACGATGCCTTGCAGGGCGGAATAGGCGGCGGTGGCCTTGAGGGTGAGGGTGGCGGTGTCGTCCGCGTGTCCGGCATAGCCCGGCTCGCCCAGGTTGAATATCACCGTGGCGCGCATGGCGTCCTGATCGATGAAGCCCGCCGAGCTGACAGGGGTGGTGTCGTCGCTCTTGTGGTTATCAACGTATTTGACGAAGTCCTGCAGCGAATGCGTATTCAGGGCGCCGCGGAAGCGGTCGCGCACCGATTGATACGCTTCCAGGCTGTGCAGGCGAACGCTTTCGGGCAGCACGGCCAGGCGGGCGGCATCAGTGCCGATTTCGCGGCCTGCGGCGGCGAGGGCGTTGGACTCGATATGTTGGATGGCTTCTTTACTCAACGGCATGGTGTTGCTTCCTTGTGGTGAGTGGGGCTTGGTGGTGCGGGTCAGACTTGGCGCGCTTTAACCGGGGCTTGCTCCGGCGTGAACATCTGCGCGGTCGGGTCGTTCTGGAACAGGGTCAGGCCTTGTTCGGTGACGTAGAGCGGCGTGTCCAGGGTGGTGTCCTCGCGCTTTTTGCCGCGCTTGGTGGGCTGGACGAAGTCCAGCGTGTGGCTGACAGCCACCTGGTTGCTCTGGCCGATCTGCTTCATCTTCAAGGTGATGGTCACCTGGCCCTGCTTGCTGTGGTCGATCACGCCGGCGGCGACATCGGACAGGGCGCGGCCGACCTGCTGGGCGAAAACGCCAGCGTTCAGCGAGCCGAAGAAGTCATTTACGTCGGTGGGTTTCATTTGCTGTGTCTCCCTTTGCTGCGTTATGCCGCTTGGTGGGCGGCGGTTGGTTTTATGCTGCGGGTTGGTGCTCGTTGCTCGGGTCCTGCGCGTCGAGCCAGGCGGCGAGGTCGTTGAGGAACACGACCGGCGGTGCCTTGCGACTGCCATGCAGGCGTACATAGCGCAGGCGGATGGCGCCCTTGCGGATCTCCTCGAGCAGGTGATCCATGCTGCTGATATGCGGCAGGTACTCGGCCCGTACGTCGTCCAGCGGCAGGCAGGGCCGGTCGTAGCGGCGCAATAGCTGCTGGTAGGTGCTGTTGGGGTTGGCGAGGCTGGTCACGCTACCGCCTCCCCGCACCCCGCCGGGAGGCGCATGCGAACCATCGTCGCGAGGCCCTCGATGGTCCGGCCCGCGGCGGTGACGATCAGCTGGCCGGCCGCATCGGTGACGACGGCGCCGTAGGGCCGTTCGGCGCTGGTGGTGGGCGTGACGTAGAGCGTTTGCCCGGGTGCCAGCTCGGCCACGACGACGCGGTACACCTCGGCCAGCTCCAGTGCGGCCGGGTCGATAGCCTCGAGCCGCTCGACCGCTTCACGCGCGGCGCCGAGCATGGCTTGGGCGCAGACCAGGCCGGGGTGGTGGTGGACGATCGGGACCAGTTTGAGCGCGCCGATGGCATCGGTGATGGGGTTGGTCTTCATGCGACGTCCTTCTGGGTCACGGTGATGTCCAGTTGCTTGGCGAGCCAGGCAATGCCAGCTTCGGTGGTCATCACGACCGGGTAGTGGCTCCAGGCGCCGATGCTGGCGTTCCAGCGCGAGCGGGTATCCACGAACAGGTAGCCCTTGTCGCGATGTGCGCAGGCGAGCTCTCCGTTTTGCTTGAGGATGCCCAACTCGCGCAGGCGGCGGCGCAGGATGCGCGGGCCGATGCCCAGCACGGCGGCGGTGGCGTCAAGATTCCTATTCATGGCGGTGGCCTCAGGCTGCTGCCGCGCAGTGCTGGGCTATCCAGCGCAGGCGCTCGGCTTCGGCCGCGAGCATTTCCACGCAGGCGTCGTAAGCGCCGCATTCCTCAGGACCAGCGATGATCAGCATCGCGGCGCCGAACGGATGCGGCTCGTGCACGACGATGGCGCCCAGCGCTTCACGGGCTTCTTCGGGTAGCTCGGGCTTTTCCGGGTAGGTCTCGTTGTGGCGGTTGACGTGCCAGATGGCCTCTTCGATGGTCTCCGCCGGGTTGCCGTCGGCGTTGCGCAGGTACAGGTGCTTGAACGCGTTGCCCAGGCAAAACGGCAGGTGCTCGGCCACCTCGATGTAGTCAACGCCGCTTGGGTGGGCCGCTTCGTGCGCCGGATGGTTGGCCATGTCGGTGGTGGCGCTTGGTTCTTCGTTCAGTTTTTCACGCTGAATCTCGTTCCAAGCGTCGGCGGCCTCCGTCGCTGTGGGGGCGCCTTCCAGCGACTGGCAGCTGCGGTAGCGACATTTCACCCCATGCAGAAACGTGTCGCCTTGGGCGGCGTAGTCATAGGCGATGGCCTCGCCTTCGCACTGGCGGCAGGGCAGCAGCACGGCAGGGCGCTGCGGGCAATCGGTTGGATGGGTGGCGCATGGGTGGCGAAGCGAGCCATCTCCGCTGGGGCAAGTGCAGACCGTACGTTGCGGCGTGGCCTCGGCCGTATCCAGCGTGCCGTTCGCGATCGACTCGACCCATTCAGCCAGGTGCTGGGCGTTGGCGCGGTCGTTGCGCTGCAGCGTCATGCTGTGGCGCTGGTTGGCCAGGTACAGGACGGCCTCGAGCGGAGCGCCGAACACGGTGCCCATCGGTTCGATGGTGATCTCCGGGCGCAGATCTCGCTCGGGCTGGATCAGCAGCAGCGTCTCGGTGCCGCCCATGTTGGCGATCAGCTTCAGGGCAGCGGTGCTGCCTGCGGTAAGGGTATAGGCGCTCATGCTGCATCACCCCCGAACGGGCCGAAGTCATCCTGGGTTGGTGTGGTGAAGCGCTGCTTGAGTTGTGGGCGCCCGCCGGTGAGCACGATCAGCTGGCCGGTCGACCGCTGAATGTGCGCAATGGTGGCGGGGCTGGATGCGCATGCCGGGTGTAGGAATACCGGGCAGCGGGTGACGCTGTGCTGTGTCTGCATGACCGTAACCTTGGTGAGTGGGTACGGGTCGAAATATGTACTAGAGGTTCACAATAGTCAAGTACCGCAGGTACATATTGAGGAAGCTGTGGTTCACAGCTTCGATCAGCGCTCGGCTATTGACCAACAAACATGCACGGTTCCATCGGGGCGCTTCGTCATCGCGACGCCGTCGGTCTGCTGGATCTCGTCGAGCAGGCGCTCCCAGTCGTCGAGCCGATCGTCAGGGTGGCGGGCGAGATTGGCCTGGCGCTCGTATTGAGCGCGAGGCGTGGTGATGAGGTGGTTGATGCGCCGCACCAGTCGGCCATAGCTGGATGCTTGGCGCTGATGGGTGATGGTCTGAGCCTGAGTCCGATTCATGGCTTTCTCCTTAATGCTGGATATCCGTACAGTAATAAGGGGAATCGGAAAGTTCAATCAAAGCGGGACGACCGCGATTTGATGTGTAAAGAATTGGTGCAGGTGCCGCTATTCCTTGGCCATCAGCGTAGCTATCAGATCAGCGATACCGTCGGAGCTTGTGTTGAGCAGATCGAGGTGACTCTTAGCTGCTTGGGCAGTATCGACCGATCCGCGCTGCTCGACCCAGATCGCGAGCTCTTCTACAGCAGCGCCGATGGCCAGTTGGTTCATGTGGAGTTGGTAAAGCAGGGTGGGAAGAATATTGTGATCCGTCATGGCTGATCCTTCTTGTTTTTGATCAGCGTAGACAGATACAAAAAACCCCGCTAGGTGCGGGGTTTGGGTTACTGCTGCGGTGCGTCTGGTGGTGTGCTGGGCAGCGCTGTATCGGCCGGTTTAGCTGCTTGCTGGGCCTTGATCTGCTCAAGCAGCTGGCGGGTCTCGAAGGACTGCTGTTTCATTTCCTGAATCACAGCAGACGTGTCGCGGCCGGAGTCGAAGCTAGCAACGCCATAGGACAGGACGGCTACCATCACGCCTATGGTCACTGCTGTAGCGCCCCAAATGTTCGCTTTCAGACTTTTAAGAGGCAGGATCTCAAGTCGAAAGTCGCTAACCGTCTGCCGCATGTCCTTATCGAAACGCTCAAGCCTCGCGTCCATGCGCGCTTCTGTTGCTTGAAGCTTTGCGTCGAGTTCTTCGCGGGTGAGATCGTTCATAGATCTAGTATGCGCAGGGTTTGATCTTGTGTCACCAGCGAGCTTAAACGGGCGGACGTTGTATAGGCTAATTACTTTAGCCCAATCCACATCATCTTCTTTCTTCCATTGTGACCCTGCGCCGCGCTCAATCATCGCGATCCCCGCTATGGCGCTCTTGCAGCCAGTCATGGATGACAGGCGCAAATATTTGCTCCAAGTGGCCGCACTTGGTGCAAAACATGGCGTACGTCGTCATTCCCACAGGCGCGCCGTCTGAGTGCGCTGTTTTGAATGCATGGAAGATGGGCTCCATAAATTCACGGCCATCTTGTTTTCCGTATGGATTTCCTTCCCAGACAGACGAGCACAGCGACCAAATAGACGGGGATGTGCCACATCCTGGGCAGTTGGAGTCAGGCCGTGTATCGTTTAGAAATGCTATGAAATCGTTAACAAATACGCCGCTCGGCGCCTGGTCATTCGCATCAGCCATTATTAAATCCTAACCTTACTCGGCGCCAGAATGTGCCCGACATAGTGCATCTGTTCGATCTGCTCAACTGGGATGGTGCGCCGGCCGTATGCGTCATTGATCGACATTACGCTGACCTCGACGTCGTTCGCATACAGCAGCTCCTTGAGCATGCTTTCGCCATCGACAAGCCGAATCATCACGTACTCGCCTGGCACAAGCCTGCCGTTTGGTTCACAGACCGCGATCCAGCCGGAACGTATAGCGGGGGCCATTGAGTCGCCGCGTAAGCGCAGGGCATAGGCGCCAGGGTCCTTAGACGGCACATCGACATAGCCTTCACCGTCGTCAAGGGCGTGCCAGTAACCCTCGGCTCCCATCTGGGCGGTGCCGACGATCTTGACCTCACGGTAAGGGCTGGTAATCGCCGGGCCGGGCTCCACGTTAGCACCGGCGCCTTCGGCAGCCTGCATAGGTCCTTCGTCAAACTGCAGCCACTCGCGCCGGATGCGAAGCTCTTTACAGAGAGCCGCCATCTTTTCTGGCCCCGGCATGGCTTCTGCGTTAAGCCATTTGCTGGCCGCTTTCGGAGTGACGTTCGCAATTTTTGCCAGGCGAGCGCCAGCGCCCCATGCATCTATGCCGTTCTTGGCTAGTGCAGCTTTGAGGCGTTGTGAAAAAGCGATGCGGAAATCGTCATGTTGAACCATTGGTTCAATCTCGCACGCCCTTGCATGTACTTTCAGTTCCGTCATAATATGTACTTCAGGTTCACATTTACGCCGAGGAGGCGCCGTAATGAGCGCGATAAAAGAGGCAGTGAAATGCGTAGGCGGCGCGAAAGCAGCAGCGAAAGCGTGCGGCGTCAGCGTGCGGGCCATCTACAAGTGGATCGCCGCTGACGCGCTGCCTCGCACCGAGTACACGGGCGAGACCACGTATGTGGCCAAGCTGGCTGAGGCGGCCGCGAAACAAGGCAAGCCCTTCGACTTCAATCGCCTCAAAGCTGTAGCCGCGCCGCGTAAGGCTGGCGAGACCACTGATGACAGCCAGCTCGGCGATCGCCGGGCCGGGGAGCGGCGTTCCGGTGATCGTCGTGAAGGCGATCGGCGCGAGGGCGACCGCCGCGCTTAACGAACAACACCCGCCGCACACTCACCACCGCGCAGAGCGGGGCGGCGGTGCCGGTACCGGGAGGCTCACCACCAGACCGGTATCGGCAGGGCTTGAAGCCCGGGAGCAACAAACCTGACGCCACGGCGGCAGGGAGATGTAGAGGCTGGAACCAAGGCGCCCACTCACCAAAGTAAAGAGCCTTGATCCAGCGGTCCGGTAGACGGGTACCACCCCTGACTACCTCAACAGTCAGCCCGCCGAGACACAGCAATGCTTAAGCGGGCGACGACTGCTGTAGCCATAGAGTAGGGCAATTGCCCGACGAATGGCTACGGCGTTACCGGGGCATTAAAGACCATGAGTCGCAAAGACCTTTTGCCGGCCGCCGGGCCGGTACTCAACACCCGGCAGGCGCTGTACCGCGCCACGCGCGATGCGGTTGGCGGGCAGAACAGTGTGGCGCTGTCGATCGGGATGGACCCGGACGAGTTGAGCAAGCGCCTGAACCCTACGGGCGGCCGCCCGATGCACCCTGAGCTGATCGAAGAGATCGTCGCTACGACGCGTGATCCGCGCCTGCTGGCGGCGCTCGTGCGTCCGGCCGGGGCGGTGGCGTTCGTGCCGCAGCCGGTACCGGCCACGCGCGATGCGTTGCGCGCGCTGGGCAAGCTGCTGCAAGCCGAGGGCGAGTTCGTCGGCAGCCTGCACGATGGTGCAGCGGACAACGTGTGGGAGCACCACGAGGTGGAAACCCTGCGCTACCACGCGCACCGGATGATCGGCGAAATCCTCGGCATCGTGGCCGGTGCCGAGCAAGCGATGGAGCAAGCATTGGAGGAAGTGGCCCATGGATGAGCATTTGATCGAGCTGGCCGAACAGGCCCAGGCCGAACAGATTCAGCGCGCCATCGACAGCCGCGTGCAGTACCAGGGCGTGAGCCTGACCAAGTGCGAGGAATGCGGCGGCGAGATTCCGAAGGCACGGCAGGAGGCGGTAAAGGGCTGCCGGTTGTGCTTTGACTGCCAGACGCTGGCTGATGAGTGCGCGAAGGGGGTGCGGCGTGGTTGAGCGTATTGATGCGGTGGCCCCGGCGCAGGATGAAATGGTCGTCTATCGCGCCGTGAACCAGTTCGGCAGCGATTGCCACTTTGGAGTCGAAAGCCTGGCGTGTGTATGGGCGGGCACGAAGGGGACGGTCGAGAGGGTAACGCTGACGCCAGTGCCGGAGTTCAGTGTCGTCACCACCCGCCCCGCGCAGCAGCCGGTCGAGGGTATTCACTCCAATCCGTACCCGGCTAAATGCCCGGTGACCGGCTTGCCGTACTTCATGCACCTTGAGCATCCAGAGCTTGGGGTTATCCCAACATTCGGCGGCCCATTTGACAGCTACAGCATTCCGTATCCAGAAGGATCGCCGGACGATCCATGGCATCAGCGGCAGCTGGTTTCGCACCGCTACTGTCATGACAAAGGTTATTGGGTCGATGACGAGTTTATTCCGCTGCGCATCATCCACGAGGATGTTCTGTCGGACCTTCAGGATGACGCCGCCCCTGTCGCGCAGACCGAGCAGCAGCCGGTGGCGTGGGCGCGCCAATGCGACATGACCGACCCAGAAGGCGTCATGTTCGTCAGCCTCTACGAGTACCGGAAAACCGGATACAGCGTTCCACTCTACGCTGCCCCTGTCGCGCAGACCGATCTCGCCGCCCGCGTGGCCGAACTCGAAACCCAGCTCAGCCAGCAGCACGAAGCCCACCGCAAAACCTGGCGGCAGCTCGAGCAGGCGCAGGCCGAGCTGGCGGCGTTGAAAGCGGGAGGGCCCGCCCATGGTTGAGCGCGTACCGCTGACGCTGGCCGATCTTGGCGAGCTGCTGCAATACATCGGCGCGGATGACCGCGACACCTGGTTGGCGGTGGCCATGGGAGTGAAGGCTGAGTTCGGTGAAGCCGGGTTCGATGCCTGGAACGCCTGGAGCCAGACCGGCGAGGGTTACAGCGCGGCCGATGCGAAGAGCGTGTGGAAGTCGTGCCGCAAGCGCGGGACGGGCATGGGCACGGTCATCAAGCTGGCGAAGGACAAAGGCTGGGCGCCACGGCGCGAGCCGATGACAGCCGAAGAGAAGCGGCAGTTGAATGCCGAGGCGGAAGCACGGCGGGCCGCGCGGCAGGCGGAAGTCGAGGTGGATGAAGCACGGCTGGCGGTGATGCGAGAAGCGGTGGCCCAGGCTTGCGAGCTGATCTTGACGAAGCACTGCAAGCCAACAGGCGAGAGCCCCTACCTGGAGCGTAAGCAGGTGGGGGCTTTTGGTGTGGGCTTCTTCCATTACACGGTGGTGCTCTCGATCGATGACGCGCGGCAGCGCTGCGATGTGTGGGTGGGCAGCGAGACGCGTACCTTTTTCGCGAACCTGCCCAAGCCGCGGCCCGATTCGCTCAGCTTCATGATGTTCAAGGCCGGGACCATTGCGGTGCCGCTGCGCGATGCGGCCGGCAAGCTGTGGAGCCTGCAGGCGATCAACGAGCAGGGCACGAAGCTGTTCCCGAAGTACGGCCGCAAGGCGGGCTGCTTTCACCTGATCGGGTCGCTGGTCGAGGAGGGCGGTTTGTTCGTGGCCGAGGGCTACGCGACGGCGGCCAGTGTGTGGATGGCGCTGGAGATGCCAGTCGCGGTGGCGATCGATTCCGGCAACCTGGCGGCGGTGTGCCGCGCGCTTCGTGAGGCGAACCCGACCATTCGCATCGGCATTGCCGGCGACGATGACCCGACCGTGAAGAACAACCCGGGCCGGATGAAGGCTGAGGCGGCAGCTGCCGAGGTGGGCGGCTTTGCGGTGTTCCCGGTGATGCCAGGGGAGGCTGCCTGATGGATTGGAATGATCTGCATGTGAACTGGGGCGTCGAGGCGGTTGCGCAGCAGCTGCAAGCGGCGCTGGACGCTGGTGAGCCTTCCCCGGCCCCATCCGAGGCCGAAGCCGCCGCGCCGGCCAGCTCCTCCGATACCGGGGGGCAGGGGGCGGGGCTCTCGGCCGAGCAGGTGCTGCGGCGTTTCGCGCTGGTGGAAGGCACGACGCACGTCTGGGACCAGGATAAGAAGGCGGTGATGAAGAAGTCGGCCTTCGAGGCGCTGGTGGGCAAGCCGCTCGCCAAGGGCTGGTTGGACGATACGGCGAAGAAGCTGATCGGCGCCGATGCGGTACGGGAGATCGAGCAGGCACGGCGGATGGCCGGCAAGAAGGCCGGTGCGTTGGGCATGCCGCCGACCGAACGCTATGTGTACATCGACGGGACGAAGGATGTGTGGGACCGCGAGAAGAAGCGGCGCATTCCGGAAGGTGCCGTGAAGATGGCGCTGGGCGATGCGTACGCGCTGTGGCTGAACAGTGCCGAGCGGCGGACGGTGGACGTGGACCATATCGTCTTCGACCCGACGATGACGAAGGACCCGGCGGTGTACATCAACACCTTCGAGGGCCTGCCGCTGGAGCCGGTGCGCAATGATGAGGCGTGCGCGAACCTGCGCTGGCTGATCTCCTTTCTGTGCAACCACGAGGAAGCGGCGCGCGACTGGCTGATGAAGTGGCTGGCGTTCCCGCTGCAGCATCTGGGCGCGAAGATGGACACGGCGGTGCTGATGCACTCGGTGATGGAAGGTTCGGGTAAGAGCCTGTTCTTTGCCGACACGATGGGCGCGCTGTACGGGCAGTATGCGGCGACGGTGGGGCAGACGCAGCTCGAATCGAACTTCAACGCGTGGCAGTCCCGCAAGTTGTGGGCGGTGTTCGAGGAAGTCGTCTCGCGCGACCAGCGTTACAACCAGGTGGGCAAGATCAAGCATCTGATCACCGGCAAGACGGTGCGGATGGAGTCGAAGTTCATCAACGGCTGGGAGGAGGCGAACCATATGAACGCCGTGTTCCTGTCCAACGAGATCTTGCCGTGGCCGATCAGCGACAGCGACCGGCGGCTGCTGGTGATCTGGCCGCATGAGACGCTTCCGGAGGAACGCCAGAAGGCAATCGGTGCCGAGTTGCGGGGCGATGGCGTGGCGGCGCTCTATGCCTGGCTGCTGTCGCTGGACTTGGGCGACTTCGATCAGCGCACCCGGCCCCCGCGTACCGATGCCCGGCAACGCCTGGTGGCGCTGTCGCGTGCTGGCTGGCAGACGTTCCTGCATCAGTGGCGGATCGGCGAGCTGGGCGTGGGGCTTTGGGGTGCCTGCCTGTCGACGGACCTGTATGCCATGTTCCTCGAGTGGTGCCAGCGCAACAAAGAGCACGCGATGAGCCAGACGAAGTTCAGCCTGTTCATCAGTGCCGAGGTGGAGAAGACGCGGTCGATCCCCTGGACGGATGGGACGAACCGGCGCTTTGGTGCGTTCTTCTTTCCGGATGACCCGGACTCTTCCCTGCCCCCATCTGTGAACGCAGCTGCGCTTGGCCAGCACGTGGCGGAGTGGCGCGGGAAGGCACGCAAGGCGGGCTGGGACGTGGACGGGTGGGATCACCTGAAGGCGGCTGCAGCATGACTACGACCGTAAGTGTGTTGGGTTGTGTTGGGTTGTGTCGGGTTGGTTTTGCGAACCCAACACAGGACGAGGCCGCCAACGGCGGGGCTTTGCAGGTGCTGTGTGGGGTGTGTTGGGTTTGGCTACGCGCGCGCGCATGCGTTGCCGTTTCGGTTGTTCCTTCTGACGGGGAGGTAAATATTCTCTATGCGAGGGCTGAAAAACCCAACAAACCCAACACACTCAACACAGACGCCTTGAAAGCATTGATTTATAAGGGTTTTAGCTGTGTTGGGTTTGTGTCGGGTTGGGGTTTTTGTGTTGGGTTCGGTTCGGCGGGGGGGAAACGCCATGATTGAGGCTGTCGAAGCGTTGATGGTGCATTGGGGTGAGCGCTGCCGCGGCGGCCTGGGTGGGCCCGGTGCGGGCGGCTCGTCGCCGCTGGCGGTGGCGATGCAGTACGGCGGGATGATCCCTACTGGTAGCCGTGGAACGATGGGCCTGGCTGGGGCTGAGGATCGGGCGGCAGAGGAGGTCGACGCGGCAATCGGCAGCATCAAGCAGAAAGGCTTGGCGGAGGATCGCAAGCTGGCGAAGGCGTGGCGGCTCGCGGGCAACAAAGGGCGGCCGCCGTTCTGCCTGGAGACGCAGTTGGTCAAGCTGGCGATGGTGCGCTATCTGCCTGACCCGATCCCGACCGTGGCGCAGCAGATGCGGCGCGTGCGCATAGGGTCGGAGCGGACCTACCACGAGCGGGTCCAGCAGCTGCACAAGCTGGTCAAGGCTGAGCTGGAGGCTCGGGAGCGGATGCAGCGGGTGCATCGGGGGCGTTACGTCGCGTAAATGGCCGGCTGGTGTTCGCCCGGTATAGAGACAGGATTCAGGCAGGATTAAGCCGACATTCGCCAGTGGCGTTAATTCGCTGTTTACGCCTCCGCAGTCGGGGGGTACAAAGCGCATAACAGGTCAGAGCAGCGCCAAGGCGATGACCGAAACGAGCCTTACTTGCTGTGTCAGGCACAGGCCGGTTCCCCCGCCGGTCACCCCTCAAAGCCCCGCCATCGTGCGGGGCTTTGTTTTTTCCGGCTGGAGGTTGTCATGGGCGAGCCAACGAGCGCGGCTGGCGTTGTTGTGGCCGGTGCCGCTGGCGCTGGGCTGGCTGGGTTCATGGCTGGCGTGAACGGTGACGCGGCGGTCGGTGCGCTGTTGGGCGCGCTGGTGTACGTAACAACGACGCACGACCTGCCAATCTGGAAGCGGCTGCTGTTCTTCCTGGTGTCTGGCGTGATGGGCTACCAGTTCGCCCCGGCCATTGTCGAGGCGGAGTTTTGGGGTTTGCGCCCGTTTGCCTACCCGGGCCCGGCCGCGTTCGGTGCCGCCGTGCTGGTCGTGACGGTCGCATTGGCCGCGATTCGTCGGCGCGGTCTGCCAGCAATCGATGATGGAGGCACAGATGGTTAGTGCTTTGCTGACTCAGGCGACGTTCCTTATCTGTGCCGTGGTGTTCCTGCGGCTATTCACGTATCGGCGCGGCGCTGCGCGGTTTCGGCGCGGTGTGTCGTGCGTGGCTATGTTGGTTATGGGCTGCGCGGGTGCTGCGGTGATCTACATCCTGACCGGCGAGCTGCGTGTGCCCGTCATGGCTTGGCCGCTGGTGGTACTGCTGGCGGTATTCGCCTGGGCGGTGTGGCAGAGCGGCGGTAATTTGGCCGGTGCGTTCCGCCCGGGTGGCTGGGATGGTGTGGAGCGGCGGCAGCAGGAGCGGCGCTCACGGCGGCCGCCATACCGCAACCCGTCAGCGCCGGGGAACACGCGATGAGTAAGCCCAGGCTGAAGATGCGCGGGTCTGGCCTGAAGATGGCGAAGCCGAGCGGGCCAACGGCGCGCGTGGTGGCTGATCGGCGAATCACTGGACGGCGTTTGCAGTCGAGGCGATTGGAGATGTGGCTGGCCGACCCGCATTGTGCTGAGTGCCGGCGTTGGGTGGTGTTTCCCGGTGGGTTCGAGCTCGACCACAAGGTGGCGCTGGGCATGGGTGGTGAGGACGTCGAGGCGAACTGCCAGATCCTCTGCGTGGACAGCCCGGACGGCAGCCAGATCGGCTGTCACCGCCGCAAGACCGAGGCCGACCTGCAGGGCATGCGCTGACCGGGGGCGGGTCAAAATATGGGGCTCGCC includes the following:
- a CDS encoding putative holin; the protein is MGEPTSAAGVVVAGAAGAGLAGFMAGVNGDAAVGALLGALVYVTTTHDLPIWKRLLFFLVSGVMGYQFAPAIVEAEFWGLRPFAYPGPAAFGAAVLVVTVALAAIRRRGLPAIDDGGTDG
- a CDS encoding DUF3310 domain-containing protein; amino-acid sequence: MSAYTLTAGSTAALKLIANMGGTETLLLIQPERDLRPEITIEPMGTVFGAPLEAVLYLANQRHSMTLQRNDRANAQHLAEWVESIANGTLDTAEATPQRTVCTCPSGDGSLRHPCATHPTDCPQRPAVLLPCRQCEGEAIAYDYAAQGDTFLHGVKCRYRSCQSLEGAPTATEAADAWNEIQREKLNEEPSATTDMANHPAHEAAHPSGVDYIEVAEHLPFCLGNAFKHLYLRNADGNPAETIEEAIWHVNRHNETYPEKPELPEEAREALGAIVVHEPHPFGAAMLIIAGPEECGAYDACVEMLAAEAERLRWIAQHCAAAA
- a CDS encoding pyocin activator PrtN family protein — protein: MTSLANPNSTYQQLLRRYDRPCLPLDDVRAEYLPHISSMDHLLEEIRKGAIRLRYVRLHGSRKAPPVVFLNDLAAWLDAQDPSNEHQPAA
- a CDS encoding LexA family transcriptional regulator — translated: MTELKVHARACEIEPMVQHDDFRIAFSQRLKAALAKNGIDAWGAGARLAKIANVTPKAASKWLNAEAMPGPEKMAALCKELRIRREWLQFDEGPMQAAEGAGANVEPGPAITSPYREVKIVGTAQMGAEGYWHALDDGEGYVDVPSKDPGAYALRLRGDSMAPAIRSGWIAVCEPNGRLVPGEYVMIRLVDGESMLKELLYANDVEVSVMSINDAYGRRTIPVEQIEQMHYVGHILAPSKVRI
- a CDS encoding phage regulatory CII family protein, translated to MSRKDLLPAAGPVLNTRQALYRATRDAVGGQNSVALSIGMDPDELSKRLNPTGGRPMHPELIEEIVATTRDPRLLAALVRPAGAVAFVPQPVPATRDALRALGKLLQAEGEFVGSLHDGAADNVWEHHEVETLRYHAHRMIGEILGIVAGAEQAMEQALEEVAHG
- a CDS encoding DUF1654 domain-containing protein, which codes for MNRTQAQTITHQRQASSYGRLVRRINHLITTPRAQYERQANLARHPDDRLDDWERLLDEIQQTDGVAMTKRPDGTVHVCWSIAER
- a CDS encoding phage holin family protein; translated protein: MVSALLTQATFLICAVVFLRLFTYRRGAARFRRGVSCVAMLVMGCAGAAVIYILTGELRVPVMAWPLVVLLAVFAWAVWQSGGNLAGAFRPGGWDGVERRQQERRSRRPPYRNPSAPGNTR
- a CDS encoding TraR/DksA C4-type zinc finger protein, which gives rise to MDEHLIELAEQAQAEQIQRAIDSRVQYQGVSLTKCEECGGEIPKARQEAVKGCRLCFDCQTLADECAKGVRRG
- a CDS encoding HNH endonuclease signature motif containing protein, which gives rise to MSKPRLKMRGSGLKMAKPSGPTARVVADRRITGRRLQSRRLEMWLADPHCAECRRWVVFPGGFELDHKVALGMGGEDVEANCQILCVDSPDGSQIGCHRRKTEADLQGMR
- a CDS encoding PriCT-2 domain-containing protein, with product MVERVPLTLADLGELLQYIGADDRDTWLAVAMGVKAEFGEAGFDAWNAWSQTGEGYSAADAKSVWKSCRKRGTGMGTVIKLAKDKGWAPRREPMTAEEKRQLNAEAEARRAARQAEVEVDEARLAVMREAVAQACELILTKHCKPTGESPYLERKQVGAFGVGFFHYTVVLSIDDARQRCDVWVGSETRTFFANLPKPRPDSLSFMMFKAGTIAVPLRDAAGKLWSLQAINEQGTKLFPKYGRKAGCFHLIGSLVEEGGLFVAEGYATAASVWMALEMPVAVAIDSGNLAAVCRALREANPTIRIGIAGDDDPTVKNNPGRMKAEAAAAEVGGFAVFPVMPGEAA
- a CDS encoding DUF2303 family protein, with amino-acid sequence MPLSKEAIQHIESNALAAAGREIGTDAARLAVLPESVRLHSLEAYQSVRDRFRGALNTHSLQDFVKYVDNHKSDDTTPVSSAGFIDQDAMRATVIFNLGEPGYAGHADDTATLTLKATAAYSALQGIVWRKLDQQTLAEFLEDWAPNIQTFAGEEELPLAQAIAGIRKMTIKATSQRDSTVGDFSNSRSSMDEIEAKSQETLPTAFVFVTVPFEGLAASTISLRLSVITGGEAPMLKLRWVGEEAQRESIAREFKGVLEQEVGGLVPLTIGTFALGK